In the Anaerosporomusa subterranea genome, one interval contains:
- a CDS encoding multidrug efflux MFS transporter has translation MEIWKRNLYVCWFGVLATSAGLSQLTPILPLYIEQLGVHSLPEIEQWSGITYGITFICMAIFSPLWGRAADKYGRKPMLLRASLGMAIIISAMAFVQNIYQLVGLRLLQGTISGFYSGAITLVATQTPKERAGWALGTLSTGAVAGMLLGPLLGGYLAMALGIRSNFIAIGILLLIAFFASLLFVQEQFIPSDKPALSFGEIWRRLPQPQIMVAMFVTTLVMQLGLMSIQPIITVYISQLSENTTQVALISGMVFSASGLASIIAAPRLGKLSDRIGPQKVMIVALTAAALLFIPQAMVDSPWQLMGLRFLLGIATAGLLPSINSLVKQLTPDEFAGRVFGYNQSAQFIGSFGGAIFGGGVAAWFGIQYVFFFTSALLMLNAIWVYKMVYVSKAIDCSQTQI, from the coding sequence ATGGAAATATGGAAAAGAAATTTATATGTTTGCTGGTTCGGCGTACTGGCTACGTCGGCGGGGCTAAGCCAGCTTACGCCTATCCTGCCGCTATATATTGAACAACTCGGTGTTCACTCTCTGCCTGAGATCGAGCAGTGGTCTGGCATCACCTATGGCATCACGTTTATTTGCATGGCAATCTTTTCTCCGCTGTGGGGAAGAGCTGCTGACAAATACGGCCGAAAACCGATGTTATTGCGGGCAAGCCTTGGCATGGCAATTATCATTAGTGCCATGGCGTTTGTACAAAACATCTATCAGCTGGTAGGTCTACGCTTGTTACAAGGAACAATTTCCGGATTTTACTCTGGAGCTATCACTCTTGTCGCCACGCAGACCCCTAAAGAGCGTGCGGGTTGGGCACTGGGCACTCTGTCAACAGGAGCTGTCGCCGGTATGCTTTTAGGTCCGCTGCTAGGTGGCTATCTGGCAATGGCCTTGGGAATTCGCAGTAATTTTATTGCGATCGGTATTTTGTTATTGATCGCCTTTTTCGCCTCATTGCTGTTTGTGCAGGAGCAGTTTATCCCGTCAGATAAACCGGCTCTAAGCTTTGGTGAGATCTGGCGGCGTCTGCCTCAACCGCAGATTATGGTTGCTATGTTTGTCACCACTCTGGTTATGCAGTTAGGGCTGATGTCAATACAACCAATTATTACAGTCTACATTAGTCAGTTATCCGAAAACACCACCCAAGTCGCGCTGATCTCTGGCATGGTTTTTTCGGCCTCTGGACTAGCCAGTATTATCGCTGCGCCACGCTTGGGCAAGCTGTCAGACCGAATCGGGCCGCAAAAAGTCATGATTGTTGCCTTAACGGCGGCAGCACTCTTGTTCATTCCGCAGGCGATGGTTGATAGCCCGTGGCAACTAATGGGCTTGCGCTTTTTATTAGGCATTGCAACTGCAGGCTTGTTGCCTTCCATTAACAGTCTGGTTAAACAATTGACCCCAGATGAATTCGCCGGCCGTGTATTCGGCTACAATCAGTCTGCGCAATTCATCGGCTCGTTTGGGGGCGCTATATTCGGCGGCGGAGTAGCTGCTTGGTTTGGCATCCAATATGTATTCTTTTTCACCAGTGCTTTATTGATGTTGAACGCTATTTGGGTGTATAAAATGGTGTATGTCAGCAAGGCGATAGATTGCTCACAGACACAAATATGA
- a CDS encoding ABC transporter substrate-binding protein → MKRVPILLLALLVIASLLLTACGGGGATQPAAKSNEAINIYTIWPEKYSSAIFAAFTKDTGVKVNFVRFSSGEALARIVAEKDNPQVDVLFGGPADTFAAGVEKSVFEPYSPKSADKIPSKFKDANNNWVGVAVNPICFMFNAKTLKEKNITAPTSWDDLLNPAFKSGLQMADARTSGTAISRILSLTSFMSEDAAYDYQKKLHQNVQMYTKSGAGGALPIATGQAIGGVFFLVDTLEIKQQGHDVVISYPKEGVAYAVEAMALIKGAKQPALAKKFLDWASTADMQKLYEANKINFIPTNPDVKVTDPALDMSKVKMFEVDIVKAGKDRQRLVDRWINQVVK, encoded by the coding sequence GTGAAGAGAGTGCCTATTTTGTTGCTTGCCCTGCTAGTTATTGCTAGTCTGCTGCTAACGGCGTGCGGCGGAGGTGGTGCAACCCAACCGGCGGCTAAGTCTAACGAAGCGATCAATATCTATACCATCTGGCCTGAGAAATACTCTTCAGCGATTTTTGCGGCATTTACCAAAGACACTGGAGTTAAGGTAAATTTTGTCCGTTTCTCCTCTGGTGAAGCACTCGCCCGCATAGTAGCAGAAAAAGATAATCCACAGGTTGATGTTCTCTTTGGCGGTCCAGCCGATACGTTCGCGGCTGGAGTGGAAAAAAGCGTATTTGAACCCTACAGCCCCAAAAGCGCAGATAAAATTCCATCAAAATTTAAAGATGCAAATAACAACTGGGTTGGAGTCGCTGTCAACCCAATCTGTTTCATGTTTAATGCAAAGACATTGAAAGAGAAAAATATCACAGCACCAACTTCCTGGGATGACCTGCTGAACCCAGCGTTTAAAAGCGGACTGCAAATGGCTGATGCACGGACATCTGGTACAGCCATCTCGCGAATTCTCAGTCTGACCAGTTTCATGAGCGAAGACGCGGCCTATGACTATCAAAAGAAATTACACCAAAACGTTCAAATGTACACAAAGAGCGGCGCGGGTGGCGCTCTGCCGATAGCAACCGGTCAAGCAATCGGCGGCGTGTTCTTCTTGGTCGATACTCTTGAAATTAAACAACAGGGCCATGATGTGGTTATCTCCTATCCGAAGGAAGGCGTCGCCTACGCAGTTGAGGCTATGGCCCTGATCAAAGGCGCCAAACAGCCAGCTCTGGCTAAGAAATTTCTAGACTGGGCCTCAACTGCCGATATGCAAAAACTGTATGAGGCGAACAAGATTAATTTCATCCCCACCAACCCCGACGTGAAAGTAACTGACCCTGCTCTGGATATGAGTAAGGTGAAAATGTTCGAAGTCGATATCGTTAAAGCAGGCAAAGACCGTCAGCGTCTGGTAGACCGCTGGATCAACCAAGTTGTGAAATGA